A single window of Acetohalobium arabaticum DSM 5501 DNA harbors:
- a CDS encoding phosphatase, which yields MEIIADLHTHTIACGHAYSTLEEMVRGAKEKGLELLATTDHGPCMPGGCHLYYFYNLAILPEVIDGIRVLKGVEANITDARGTLDLPVAVLKEMDIVLAGMHFLTGYNGGTKAENTEAMINAMKNSLVDVIVHPGNPEFEVNVEQVVETALENDVLLEINNSSFRKSRTGSWDNCLDIAHTAKEAGLEVIVSSDAHFSRDVGRVQKALQLIEKAGLEEKDILNTSLERVTEFVKAKKEFKDRM from the coding sequence TTGGAGATTATTGCTGATTTACATACCCACACTATTGCCTGTGGACATGCTTATAGTACCTTAGAAGAAATGGTAAGGGGAGCTAAAGAGAAGGGGCTCGAACTTCTAGCAACTACTGATCACGGTCCCTGTATGCCAGGGGGTTGTCATCTGTATTACTTTTATAATTTAGCTATACTGCCGGAGGTGATTGATGGTATTAGGGTTTTAAAGGGGGTTGAAGCAAATATTACTGATGCCCGCGGTACTCTTGATCTTCCGGTAGCTGTTTTGAAAGAAATGGATATTGTTTTGGCTGGAATGCATTTTTTAACCGGCTATAATGGAGGAACGAAAGCTGAGAATACTGAAGCTATGATTAATGCTATGAAGAATTCCTTAGTTGATGTTATTGTCCATCCTGGCAATCCGGAGTTTGAGGTGAATGTTGAACAGGTAGTAGAAACAGCTTTGGAAAATGATGTTCTCTTAGAGATTAATAATAGTTCTTTTAGAAAGAGTAGGACAGGCAGCTGGGATAACTGTCTAGATATAGCCCATACTGCCAAAGAGGCTGGACTAGAGGTGATTGTAAGTAGTGATGCTCATTTTTCTCGGGATGTCGGTAGAGTGCAGAAGGCTCTACAGTTAATCGAAAAGGCTGGGTTAGAAGAGAAGGATATATTGAATACCTCTTTAGAACGGGTAACTGAGTTTGTTAAAGCTAAAAAAGAATTTAAGGATAGAATGTAG
- a CDS encoding sugar phosphate nucleotidyltransferase: MKAVIMAGGKGTRLRPLTCDSPKPMVPIMNKPVMEHIIDLLKRHGIKDIAVTTFYLPQVIEDYFGDGSDFGVNLHYFVEESPLGTAGSVKNAEEFLDETFIVISGDALTDADLTKAVDYHQNKESVATLVLTQEDIPLEYGVVMTNQEGAITQFLEKPSWGEVFSDTVNTGIYILDPHVFNYYDKGVKFDFSKDLFPKLLQAGESMYGHVMKNYWCDVGNLQQYRKTHYDIINGKVEVNLPGEEIKDQVWVGEGTEIADTAELSGPLYIGKDCTIKAGVQLEESIIADNNIINDSTSIKKSIIWNNTFIDQNSELRGTVICDDVNIKDQVSIFEGAAIGDGTWVGKNAKIKPNVKVWPYKDISDFTILNKSLVWETEWNRTLFGNQGVVGISNIEVTPDFVAKLGTAYGAMLENETVITISCDTYSISKLLKHSLASGLMSAGISVRDIGEMPSPVARYSVRRLKAEGGLHIRACQQEPQNTVIEFLNEDGINISRSEEKGIEKIFFREDFQRADIEAVGEIDYIPQMIDSYIGGLIEGIDIDSIKEADYRVVADYEQDNLDDLWTALTDRLNFKLLKTDYESGTSRPLSFQERLQKQDAILNKFDNEDEVDFGIILDHNGEEITLITEEGELVGRELNEVIRAIINLRQGAKKIFVPVTAPRIIEEIALDYGADVTWTKAQDKELLSNMLEYRKSNGEDFEGLPVVGDALSFLVKLMEFLAREETTLSELLSSIPEFHRVEETIECPWEAKGQVMRNLIEEVPEEQVELIDGIKVYHEDQESWTLVLPDSEEPTFHVYSEADTIQKANNFNEEYAEMISDLQ, translated from the coding sequence ATGAAAGCAGTAATTATGGCCGGAGGAAAAGGGACTAGGTTGAGACCTTTAACCTGTGACTCTCCTAAACCGATGGTACCGATTATGAATAAGCCGGTGATGGAGCATATTATTGATTTATTAAAGCGGCATGGAATTAAAGATATTGCAGTAACTACCTTTTATCTGCCGCAGGTGATTGAGGACTATTTTGGTGATGGTTCAGATTTTGGAGTCAATCTCCACTACTTTGTAGAAGAGAGTCCGCTAGGAACTGCTGGTAGCGTCAAGAATGCTGAAGAATTTCTCGATGAAACTTTTATTGTTATTAGTGGTGATGCTTTAACAGATGCAGACTTGACTAAGGCTGTTGATTATCATCAGAATAAAGAATCAGTAGCTACTTTAGTGTTGACCCAGGAAGATATCCCGCTAGAATACGGAGTAGTTATGACTAATCAAGAAGGAGCCATTACTCAGTTTTTGGAAAAGCCTAGCTGGGGTGAAGTCTTTAGTGATACTGTTAATACAGGAATCTATATTTTAGATCCCCATGTATTTAATTACTATGATAAAGGTGTTAAGTTTGATTTTAGCAAAGATCTCTTCCCTAAATTATTACAGGCCGGTGAATCGATGTACGGCCATGTAATGAAGAATTACTGGTGTGATGTCGGGAATCTGCAGCAGTATCGTAAGACACATTATGATATAATCAATGGTAAAGTAGAGGTCAATCTCCCTGGAGAGGAGATTAAAGATCAGGTCTGGGTTGGTGAGGGAACAGAGATAGCTGATACTGCCGAATTATCCGGGCCGCTTTATATCGGTAAGGACTGTACGATTAAAGCTGGAGTTCAGCTGGAAGAATCAATTATTGCTGACAACAATATTATTAATGATTCTACCTCAATAAAGAAGAGTATTATCTGGAATAATACCTTTATTGACCAGAATTCGGAGCTTAGAGGAACAGTAATCTGTGATGATGTAAATATTAAGGACCAGGTTTCTATCTTTGAAGGAGCAGCTATTGGAGACGGAACTTGGGTAGGTAAGAATGCTAAAATAAAGCCTAATGTTAAGGTCTGGCCTTACAAAGATATCTCTGACTTTACTATTTTAAATAAGAGTTTAGTCTGGGAGACGGAATGGAATCGGACATTATTCGGGAACCAAGGGGTAGTAGGTATCAGCAATATTGAAGTAACGCCTGATTTTGTTGCTAAATTAGGAACCGCCTATGGTGCTATGTTAGAGAATGAAACTGTAATTACTATTAGCTGTGATACCTACAGTATATCCAAGTTACTTAAGCATTCCTTAGCTTCTGGACTTATGTCTGCTGGGATTAGCGTACGGGATATAGGCGAGATGCCTAGCCCTGTAGCTCGATACAGTGTTCGAAGGTTAAAAGCAGAAGGTGGACTCCATATTCGCGCTTGTCAGCAGGAGCCGCAGAATACTGTAATTGAATTTCTGAATGAAGATGGAATCAATATCTCTCGTAGTGAAGAAAAAGGAATTGAGAAGATCTTCTTTAGAGAAGACTTTCAGCGGGCAGATATTGAAGCAGTAGGAGAGATTGATTATATTCCGCAGATGATCGATTCATATATCGGGGGACTCATTGAGGGGATAGATATTGATTCCATTAAAGAGGCCGATTACAGAGTCGTAGCTGACTATGAGCAGGATAATCTTGATGATCTCTGGACAGCTTTAACTGATAGATTAAATTTTAAGTTACTCAAAACAGATTATGAATCCGGAACATCTAGACCATTAAGTTTTCAAGAGCGGTTGCAGAAACAGGATGCAATATTAAATAAATTTGATAATGAAGATGAGGTTGATTTTGGAATTATTTTAGACCACAATGGAGAAGAGATTACTCTAATTACTGAAGAGGGAGAGTTAGTTGGTAGAGAGTTAAATGAGGTAATTAGGGCAATCATTAATCTTAGACAGGGAGCTAAGAAGATATTTGTACCGGTAACAGCACCGCGGATTATTGAAGAGATAGCTTTAGATTATGGTGCAGATGTAACCTGGACTAAGGCTCAGGATAAAGAGTTACTATCAAATATGCTGGAGTATAGAAAGAGTAATGGCGAAGATTTTGAAGGTCTACCGGTTGTAGGAGATGCTCTTTCTTTCTTAGTTAAATTGATGGAGTTTTTAGCTCGCGAAGAGACTACATTATCTGAGCTATTATCATCTATTCCAGAGTTTCACCGAGTAGAGGAGACGATTGAATGTCCCTGGGAAGCTAAAGGACAGGTGATGCGTAATCTAATTGAAGAGGTGCCTGAAGAACAGGTTGAGTTAATAGATGGAATTAAAGTCTATCATGAAGATCAGGAAAGTTGGACTTTGGTACTGCCTGATTCTGAAGAGCCTACATTCCATGTTTATTCTGAAGCTGATACTATTCAGAAAGCAAATAACTTTAATGAAGAGTATGCAGAGATGATCAGTGATTTACAATAG
- a CDS encoding glycoside hydrolase family 57 protein: MEQGYLSFVLHAHLPHVRHPENEDVMEEEWLYEAITETYIPLINTFDNLIEDGIEFKLTLSLSPPLLAMLTDPLLQERYLNHLDELIELAEKEVERTSREAPEHHKMAKRYAYLFKEARYVFAEKYDRNLVSAFKKFQDQGYLEVITSSATHAFLPFFDLYPEAVKSQIDTGINEYYKHFDQKPPGFWLPECGYQPGHDEFLAQQDVRYFFTDSHGILHADTRPKYGVYAPIYTESGVAAFGRDMESSKQVWSANEGYPGDYDYREFYRDIGYDLDYDYIEPYIHASGERKDTGIKYHRITGEGDHKEPYNPEWAANKADMHAEDFIQNRVQQIDYLADKMDRKPIIISPYDAELYGHWWYEGVQWLDFVIRKVACDYDSITLTSPGDYLNEYKTNQVATPSYSSWGYKGYGEVWLQEDNDWIYRHLHWATEKMVEIANEYPHASGLKYEALNQLTRELLLAQSSDWPFIMKTGTMVEYAVRRVKTHLTRFKSLYHEIKDDDIDVHVLRKLQHYDNIFPEIDYRIYRSDNISSELRQELIQ; encoded by the coding sequence GTGGAACAAGGATATCTATCTTTCGTACTTCATGCCCATCTTCCCCATGTCCGCCACCCTGAAAATGAAGATGTTATGGAGGAAGAGTGGCTCTATGAAGCAATCACCGAAACTTATATTCCTTTAATTAATACCTTCGATAATCTAATCGAAGACGGTATTGAATTTAAATTAACTCTATCCCTTTCACCACCTTTACTAGCAATGTTGACTGATCCATTATTACAGGAAAGATACTTAAATCATCTTGATGAGTTAATTGAATTAGCAGAAAAAGAGGTAGAAAGAACTAGCAGAGAAGCACCAGAACATCATAAGATGGCCAAACGATATGCTTACTTATTTAAAGAAGCAAGATATGTCTTTGCAGAAAAGTATGACCGTAATCTAGTCTCTGCTTTTAAGAAGTTTCAAGACCAAGGTTACCTAGAAGTTATCACTTCTAGCGCTACTCATGCCTTCTTACCTTTCTTTGATCTATACCCGGAAGCAGTTAAGAGCCAGATTGATACTGGAATTAATGAATATTATAAACACTTCGATCAAAAACCGCCTGGCTTTTGGCTGCCAGAATGTGGATACCAGCCTGGACATGATGAATTTTTAGCCCAGCAGGATGTAAGATACTTCTTTACTGATTCACACGGCATTCTACATGCTGATACCAGACCAAAGTATGGCGTCTATGCTCCAATTTATACTGAATCCGGAGTAGCAGCCTTTGGACGCGATATGGAATCTTCCAAGCAGGTCTGGAGTGCTAATGAAGGATATCCCGGCGACTATGACTACCGGGAATTCTATCGTGATATAGGGTATGATCTGGATTATGACTACATAGAACCCTATATCCATGCTAGCGGTGAAAGGAAGGATACAGGAATCAAGTATCACCGCATCACCGGAGAAGGCGATCATAAAGAACCCTATAATCCAGAATGGGCAGCCAATAAAGCAGATATGCATGCTGAAGACTTTATTCAAAACCGAGTCCAACAGATTGATTATCTAGCCGATAAGATGGATAGAAAACCGATTATTATTTCTCCTTATGATGCAGAATTATACGGCCACTGGTGGTACGAAGGTGTTCAATGGTTGGATTTTGTAATCCGCAAGGTAGCCTGTGATTACGACAGTATAACTCTAACCAGTCCTGGTGACTACTTAAATGAATATAAAACAAACCAGGTTGCTACTCCATCTTACTCCAGCTGGGGATATAAAGGTTATGGAGAAGTCTGGTTACAGGAAGACAATGACTGGATCTACCGTCACCTACACTGGGCAACAGAAAAGATGGTGGAAATTGCTAATGAATATCCCCATGCCAGCGGATTAAAGTATGAAGCCTTAAACCAGTTAACCCGTGAACTACTCTTAGCCCAAAGTAGTGATTGGCCCTTCATTATGAAGACAGGAACTATGGTGGAGTATGCTGTTCGACGCGTTAAAACACATCTTACTAGGTTTAAGAGCTTATATCATGAAATTAAGGATGATGATATTGATGTTCATGTGCTAAGAAAATTACAACATTATGATAATATTTTTCCAGAGATCGACTACCGTATCTATCGCTCAGATAATATCTCCAGTGAATTACGCCAAGAATTAATTCAGTAA
- a CDS encoding carbohydrate binding domain-containing protein — MAEFDNVNIDPTPITAGENVTIEYDGLLSEAGAEEVYLHAGVGKEEWNDVKTIRMNRAPDGSWKTTVRLNTTQDFKFCFKDAAENWDNNNGHNWSYQVHNGEQHSFS; from the coding sequence ATGGCTGAATTTGATAATGTAAATATTGATCCTACCCCTATTACTGCTGGAGAGAATGTAACAATTGAGTATGATGGGTTATTAAGTGAAGCAGGAGCCGAAGAAGTCTATCTCCATGCTGGTGTAGGTAAAGAAGAATGGAATGATGTTAAAACTATTAGAATGAACCGTGCTCCAGACGGGAGCTGGAAGACAACTGTCAGATTGAATACTACCCAGGACTTTAAGTTCTGCTTCAAAGATGCTGCAGAAAACTGGGATAATAATAATGGTCATAACTGGAGCTATCAAGTTCATAACGGTGAACAGCATTCATTCAGTTAA
- a CDS encoding DUF4912 domain-containing protein: MSTNLNQEQQERIQMRPAIEAIKPNIEFFTTHDYPELADYDLETSFNQNRITALVRDPYWVYLYWEVTELFEMNGQPVLKVLDITGLNYPHASPQDSFTVDIDLRAENWYLKVPGANRKYTVELGLQKENGEFNLLARSNYFTTPRDKPSDKYDPEWMTIDELFRCSYPSSNSDGTLKTGSSPLGAEEFPGVGINVSSPVGPEEYVSSPGYISSPQNEDW, translated from the coding sequence TTGAGTACTAATTTAAATCAAGAACAACAAGAAAGAATACAGATGCGCCCAGCAATTGAAGCTATTAAACCAAATATAGAATTTTTTACAACCCATGACTATCCTGAATTAGCTGATTATGATCTAGAAACCAGTTTTAACCAGAATCGAATTACAGCTTTAGTGCGAGATCCCTACTGGGTCTATCTTTACTGGGAAGTTACTGAGTTATTCGAAATGAATGGACAGCCAGTATTGAAAGTACTGGATATCACCGGTTTAAACTATCCCCATGCTTCTCCTCAAGACTCTTTTACAGTAGATATAGATCTGAGAGCTGAAAACTGGTATCTGAAAGTACCAGGTGCCAACAGAAAATATACTGTAGAGTTAGGGCTACAGAAAGAAAACGGTGAGTTTAATCTCTTAGCCCGCTCTAATTACTTTACTACTCCTAGAGATAAACCTTCTGATAAGTATGATCCAGAATGGATGACCATCGATGAATTATTCAGATGCAGTTATCCTAGCTCTAATTCAGACGGTACGCTAAAGACAGGTAGTTCCCCGCTAGGAGCCGAAGAATTTCCCGGCGTTGGAATTAATGTCAGCTCTCCTGTAGGCCCAGAAGAATATGTAAGTTCCCCTGGATATATCAGCTCTCCCCAGAATGAGGATTGGTAA
- a CDS encoding PTS sorbose transporter subunit IIC produces MIKLFSLALLINSINFLERRLKCSSYRYLLHPILVAPLGGALLGNLSTGIYIGLLLEVIWGSNLFDYDFGLQYVNLAAILTTVLTLVTGNISLILNLTIAVIITYLLQEAIIMLDSKTNQWIIEIGLFFFIFTLLNFTPVLKGLLGEIPAQFLDQLAVASGLLPGLGLAVILAQIIVSEDLGSNLKLSYLLVLVILLLLSQWFNWLLPVLFIVIWGGGYLLVKKFKVSSYFLRLAIGGLVIAAAPLVVEITGPMVDSQLKLVLWSEAFLSVSTLGLLLFRITQFELYFICLILGVIASRAGLLL; encoded by the coding sequence ATGATTAAATTATTCAGTTTAGCGTTATTAATTAATTCAATTAATTTTTTAGAGCGGAGACTAAAATGCAGTAGTTATCGTTATTTGCTGCATCCGATCTTAGTAGCCCCTCTAGGAGGAGCCCTATTAGGTAATTTATCTACTGGAATCTATATTGGGCTGCTTCTAGAAGTAATCTGGGGTTCAAATTTATTTGACTATGATTTTGGACTTCAGTATGTTAATTTAGCAGCTATTCTAACTACTGTACTAACTTTGGTAACAGGAAATATCAGTTTGATTCTTAATTTAACTATTGCTGTAATTATTACTTACTTGCTGCAGGAAGCAATAATTATGTTAGATTCAAAGACCAATCAATGGATAATTGAAATTGGTTTATTTTTCTTTATTTTTACTCTCTTAAACTTTACTCCGGTTTTGAAGGGCCTATTAGGAGAGATTCCGGCTCAGTTTCTGGACCAGCTGGCTGTAGCTAGCGGTTTGCTGCCTGGGTTAGGATTGGCAGTTATTCTGGCTCAGATTATAGTTTCTGAGGATTTGGGGAGTAATCTAAAGCTATCTTATCTATTGGTTCTGGTAATTTTACTCCTGCTTTCTCAGTGGTTTAATTGGCTGCTGCCGGTATTATTTATAGTAATCTGGGGTGGAGGCTATCTTTTAGTGAAGAAATTCAAAGTTTCCTCTTATTTTTTAAGATTAGCAATTGGCGGTTTAGTGATAGCAGCTGCTCCTTTAGTTGTGGAAATAACAGGACCAATGGTAGATTCTCAATTAAAGTTAGTACTCTGGTCAGAAGCCTTTCTATCTGTATCAACTTTAGGTCTTCTATTATTTAGAATTACCCAATTTGAATTATACTTTATCTGTTTGATTTTAGGAGTTATAGCAAGTAGAGCTGGATTATTATTATAG
- a CDS encoding glycosyltransferase family 4 protein: MRVLMVSWEYPPVSIGGLASHVEELSQALVEEDVEVHLITQGGEVSDRYAEENGVYIYRVDKPDISTPDFLTWAMLVNYNFLEVANRLVNELDFDLIHIHDWLVGFTGKTLKHSYHLPLVVTIHATESGRNHGIYNSHQQYINDVEWLLGYESWRVICCSEYMREEIHGLFQTPKDKIDIINNGVNLDTFDVEVESGFKDKYTDGNLVFYIGRLVQEKGVQHLLEAVPQVLSTAPNTEFVIAGKGPKLDELKDQAHRMGIADHVTFPGYISEEEKEKLYQVADTAVFPSLYEPFGIVALEAMASKTPVVVSGVGGFDEIVDDGQDGLKALPGNPDSLAEKIIKLLTDHNYAESLRNNGYRKAVEEYSWQGIARQTKEVYNQVLTKYLDSDWRHVEPITTI; this comes from the coding sequence ATGCGAGTATTAATGGTGTCCTGGGAATATCCCCCAGTTAGTATTGGTGGTTTGGCCAGCCACGTTGAAGAATTATCCCAAGCATTGGTTGAAGAAGATGTTGAAGTACATTTAATTACACAGGGTGGAGAAGTAAGCGATAGATATGCTGAAGAGAATGGAGTTTATATTTATCGCGTCGATAAACCTGATATTTCTACTCCAGATTTTCTTACCTGGGCTATGTTAGTAAATTATAACTTTTTAGAAGTAGCAAATCGCCTGGTGAATGAGTTAGATTTTGATTTAATACATATCCATGACTGGTTAGTAGGATTTACTGGTAAGACGTTAAAACATAGCTATCATCTTCCGTTAGTAGTTACCATTCATGCTACAGAATCAGGCAGAAACCACGGTATTTATAATTCACATCAGCAGTATATCAATGATGTAGAGTGGTTGCTTGGTTATGAATCCTGGCGAGTGATCTGTTGTAGTGAATATATGCGGGAAGAGATTCATGGTCTTTTTCAGACTCCAAAGGATAAGATAGATATTATCAATAATGGAGTAAATCTGGATACTTTTGATGTTGAGGTAGAGTCTGGATTTAAAGATAAGTATACTGATGGTAACTTAGTCTTTTATATTGGACGTCTGGTTCAGGAGAAGGGAGTACAGCATCTGTTAGAAGCAGTTCCCCAGGTTTTATCAACAGCGCCTAATACGGAATTTGTAATTGCTGGCAAAGGACCTAAGCTTGATGAGCTTAAAGACCAGGCCCATAGAATGGGAATTGCTGACCATGTTACCTTTCCGGGATATATTTCAGAAGAAGAAAAGGAAAAGTTATATCAAGTAGCCGATACAGCTGTCTTTCCTAGTCTATATGAACCATTTGGTATTGTTGCTCTAGAAGCTATGGCCAGCAAGACTCCGGTGGTTGTCTCTGGAGTAGGAGGATTTGATGAGATTGTCGATGATGGCCAGGATGGATTGAAGGCTCTGCCGGGAAATCCCGATTCATTAGCTGAAAAGATTATTAAGTTATTAACTGATCATAATTATGCTGAATCTTTACGTAATAATGGTTACCGTAAGGCGGTAGAAGAGTACAGTTGGCAGGGTATTGCTCGTCAGACTAAAGAGGTTTACAATCAGGTGCTGACTAAATATTTAGATTCTGACTGGAGACATGTTGAACCGATAACTACAATATAA